In Rhineura floridana isolate rRhiFlo1 chromosome 6, rRhiFlo1.hap2, whole genome shotgun sequence, one genomic interval encodes:
- the LOC133387425 gene encoding uncharacterized protein LOC133387425 gives MARRDQKVFDYMWVWVLLIPHALPLCCPPGVKICTDADYYHLKDFGRTIPKTQDCPDPFLYDVDQIKEGTLKADIAGRLCYKASVILQHNYTGKWAVHCTRVEMEWPIRLALRCRRYHPMPNYGCPSNLDVNTIRQEYNMLTFQIQTKKKEKFCVGIGTPSCYEWINNKLRVWKDPKPPVTHAKHDIRVTGRPKHKNMNTGDGWDGNTFVALMEETAPKKGTCYVCAHTPPHGQAGVPLTGAPLPLREYLSFASHSSSQELEGGLVLSGPIASSVCVSSGSQPIAGMVCEGLIFSTSPGNWTFSNGTRIETGLTWLSIWQHLLRLTFAEHHLVPFLTDLVDHLTPSGLWWLCGHSAVRKLPIMGSWTCTLGRVVPGLRVSPTLPTLRRRNKRGTGEAVLRGFFPMYGAAKTYQELVELSLAFERFMNDLAISFSDLTNEQGQIRTVVLQNRLALDFLLSSHGGVCSLIGSECCTHITDSKADVIKHINDIGKIYHEVERIGNFSLISSFSDWFSAWPDWHKILFYVVLVVVILISACCCLQCIPNLMQLASACLSRLMVSFSRKPQPTFMEMALRPLWQPKQDNAAT, from the coding sequence ATGGCCCGGCGAGATCAAAAGGTGTTTGACTATATGTGGGTTTGGGTCCTGCTGATCCCTCATGCcttgcctctttgctgccctccAGGCGTTAAGATATGCACGGACGCTGATTATTATCATTTGAAAGACTTTGGTCGGACAATACCAAAAACCCAAGACTGCCCAGACCCATTCTTGTACGATGTGGACCAAATAAAAGAAGGGACACTGAAGGCAGATATAGCAGGGCGGTTATGTTATAAAGCATCTGTAATTTTGCAACATAATTACACAGGTAAATGGGCAGTTCATTGTACACGGGTAGAGAtggaatggcccatcagacttgcACTGCGATGCCGGCGATATCACCCCATGCCTAATTATGGATGTCCCTCGAATTTGGATGTAAACACTATAAGGCAggagtataacatgcttacttttcagattcagacaaagaaaaaagagaaattttGTGTGGGTATTGGTACGCCGTCTTGTTATGAATGGATAAACAACAAGCTAAGGGTCTGGAAAGACCCAAAACCTCCGGTAACACACGCCAAGCATGACATAAGGGTAACAGGTAGACCAAAACACAAAAACATGAACACAGGCGACGGGTGGGATGGAAACacttttgttgccttaatggaagagaCGGCCCCCAAGAAGGGTACGTGTTACgtttgtgcacacacaccaccacatggcCAGGCTGGAGTCCCCCTGACAGGGGCCCCATTGCCACTGAGggaatatctttcctttgcctcgcattccagctcacaggaactggaaggggggctggtcttaagcgggcccatcgccagCTCAGTTTGTGTGAGCAGTGGAAGTCAACCGATAGCAGGAATGGTATGTGAGGGCTTAATCTTTTCAACAAGCCCGGGAAATTGGACATTCTCAAACGGGACACGCATAGAAACCGGTTTAACTTGGCTATCCATTTGGCAACATCTATTGCGGTTGACTTTTGCCGAACACCACTTAGTGCCTTTTCTAACCGACTTAGTGGATCACCTAACACCGTCCGGACTCTGGTGGCTCTGTGGACACTCTGCGGTAAGAAAATTGCCAATTATGGGCTCTTGGACTTGTACATTAGGGAGAGTAGTACCAGGACTTCGGGTTTCTCCTACCCTCCCTACCCTGCGCCGCCGTAACAAAAGAGGCACAGGGGAAGCTGTATTAAGGGGATTTTTTCCGATGTATGGGGCAGCCAAAACTTATCAAGAACTTGTAGAATTGTCTTTAGCCTTCGAGCGCTTTATGAATGATTTggccatttccttttcagatctcACTAATGAgcaaggacaaattagaactgtagttctccAGAACCGGTTAgccttggactttttattaaGCTCCCACGGGGGTGTCTGCtcgttaatagggagcgaatgttgtacacACATTACAGACAGTAAGGCAGatgtcattaaacacattaatgacATTGGGAAAATCTACCATGAAGTAGAGCGCATTGGTAACTTTTCCCTCATTTCTAGTTTTTCAGATTGGTTTTCAGCGTGGCCAGACTGGCATAAAATACTGTTTTATGTGGTTCTAGTAGTTGTGATATtgatttctgcctgttgttgttTACAATGCATTCCGAATTTGATGCAACTTGCATCAGCATGTCTAAGTAGATTAATGGTGTCATTCTCCCGGAAACCACAACCAACTttcatggaaatggctttgagaccgctTTGGCAACCTAAGCAAGATaatgcagctacctga